A window of the Serratia sarumanii genome harbors these coding sequences:
- a CDS encoding endonuclease/exonuclease/phosphatase family protein yields MHTGHALLITLLSLGLSHSAWASADAGHANSNANSREVASALGGLKNKTYELEQAPKIRVASFNIAAGKVSDMTAIAKAIRAMNVDVVALQEVDKLTARSGRVDQAAELAKLTGMQSVFGRAIDYDGGEYGLAFLSKYPLHDAVIYPLPSGQREQRIAFSAKVDVPEFPAPITLFNAHLDTKEDPTMRLDQVRELNDRAIEVRGIKLLFGDMNDVPGSVTWLELSRYWNDIMPDGQDGRSWPAENAEIKVDYIFTGNAQRWHLDSLTVPNASGDWNGVHWPAVSDHLPLVAEMRLTEQ; encoded by the coding sequence ATGCACACCGGTCACGCTCTGCTTATCACCTTACTGTCCCTGGGCCTCTCTCACAGCGCCTGGGCCTCTGCCGATGCCGGCCATGCCAACAGCAACGCCAACAGCCGCGAAGTGGCCAGCGCGTTGGGTGGCCTGAAAAATAAAACCTATGAACTGGAGCAGGCGCCGAAGATCCGCGTCGCCAGCTTCAATATCGCCGCCGGCAAGGTCAGCGACATGACCGCCATCGCCAAGGCAATTCGCGCGATGAACGTCGACGTGGTGGCGCTGCAAGAGGTGGATAAACTCACCGCCCGCAGCGGCCGGGTCGATCAGGCGGCGGAGCTGGCGAAGCTGACCGGCATGCAGTCGGTGTTTGGCCGGGCGATCGATTACGACGGCGGCGAATATGGCCTGGCGTTTCTCTCGAAGTATCCGCTGCACGATGCCGTGATCTATCCGCTGCCGTCCGGCCAGCGCGAACAGCGCATCGCCTTCAGCGCCAAGGTTGACGTGCCGGAGTTCCCGGCGCCGATCACGCTGTTCAACGCCCACCTCGATACCAAGGAAGATCCGACGATGCGCCTGGATCAGGTGCGGGAGCTGAACGATCGCGCCATCGAAGTACGCGGTATCAAGCTGCTGTTCGGCGATATGAACGATGTGCCGGGCAGCGTGACCTGGCTGGAGTTGAGCCGCTATTGGAACGACATCATGCCTGACGGGCAGGACGGCCGCAGTTGGCCGGCGGAAAACGCCGAGATCAAGGTGGATTACATCTTCACCGGTAACGCGCAGCGCTGGCATCTGGACAGCCTGACGGTGCCGAACGCCAGCGGCGACTGGAACGGCGTGCATTGGCCGGCGGTGAGCGACCACCTGCCGCTGGTGGCGGAGATGCGATTGACCGAGCAATAA
- a CDS encoding PLP-dependent aminotransferase family protein: MRNSLVTLFQQSPHTAGTLRDRLCGALRQAIHQGALNVGQRLPSSRVLASDLGLSRVTVEAAYGQLEAEGYLQRRVGQGTFVAITIAKSPPPAAGSGMPRLSQRGQQIVQTGGCRDPQQPQAFAAGSPDLRAFPLALWKQLTAQRLRLQGESLLRYGDPQGYLPLREAIAAHVNQTRGVICDARQVIVLTSSQQALQLIATLLLDRGDSVWMEEPGYTGARNAFISAGAALTPVAVDGDGLRAESSLPDPRLIYLTPSHQYPTGAALSLARRLALLALAERQQAWIIEDDYDSEFHYDGLPIPAMQGLDRRGRVLYLGTFSKSLFPSLRLAYLIAPPALVEAFVIARTVYDGHSAQLMQAVTAEFIHQGHFAAHIRYMRQLYRSRRDVLLAEVREKLGHFATPAPATGGLQLSVWLPPGQEAALSRQARRLGILTPGLKAQYQTAQAQRDGWLLGFSALTPGEIRSAVERLAQIAVA, from the coding sequence ATGCGAAACTCGCTGGTCACGCTGTTTCAGCAATCGCCCCACACCGCCGGCACGCTGCGCGATCGCCTGTGCGGCGCACTGCGGCAGGCCATCCATCAAGGGGCATTGAACGTTGGGCAACGCCTGCCTTCCAGCCGGGTGCTGGCCAGCGATCTGGGCCTCTCGCGAGTGACAGTCGAAGCGGCCTACGGTCAGTTGGAGGCGGAGGGATATCTGCAGCGCCGCGTCGGCCAGGGCACCTTTGTGGCGATTACCATCGCCAAATCGCCGCCGCCGGCAGCCGGCTCCGGCATGCCGCGCCTTTCGCAGCGCGGCCAACAGATCGTGCAAACCGGCGGCTGCCGCGATCCGCAGCAGCCACAGGCGTTCGCCGCCGGTTCGCCGGACCTGCGCGCGTTTCCGCTGGCCTTGTGGAAGCAGCTGACCGCACAGCGCCTGCGGCTACAGGGAGAAAGCCTGCTGCGCTACGGCGACCCGCAGGGCTATTTACCGCTGCGTGAGGCGATTGCCGCCCACGTCAACCAAACGCGCGGCGTGATCTGCGATGCACGGCAGGTTATCGTGCTGACCAGTTCGCAGCAGGCGCTGCAGCTGATCGCCACGTTGCTGCTGGACCGCGGCGACAGCGTCTGGATGGAAGAGCCGGGTTACACCGGGGCAAGAAACGCCTTTATCAGCGCCGGCGCCGCCCTGACGCCGGTCGCAGTGGACGGCGACGGCCTGCGTGCTGAATCCTCCTTGCCGGACCCACGTTTGATTTATCTGACCCCCTCACACCAATACCCGACCGGCGCCGCGCTCAGCCTGGCGCGCCGATTGGCGTTGCTGGCGCTGGCAGAGCGGCAACAGGCCTGGATCATCGAGGACGATTACGACAGCGAGTTTCATTACGACGGCCTGCCGATACCGGCGATGCAGGGCCTGGATCGCCGTGGCCGAGTGCTGTACCTCGGCACCTTCTCCAAGTCGCTGTTCCCTTCACTGCGGTTGGCGTATCTGATCGCCCCGCCCGCGCTGGTTGAAGCGTTCGTCATCGCGCGTACGGTGTATGACGGCCACAGCGCGCAGCTGATGCAGGCGGTCACCGCCGAATTCATCCACCAGGGGCACTTCGCCGCGCATATCCGCTACATGCGCCAGCTCTACCGCAGCCGGCGCGATGTGTTGCTGGCGGAAGTACGCGAAAAACTCGGCCACTTCGCCACGCCCGCTCCCGCCACCGGCGGCCTGCAGCTCAGCGTCTGGCTGCCGCCCGGCCAGGAGGCGGCGCTCAGCCGACAGGCGCGGCGGCTCGGCATCCTCACGCCCGGGCTGAAGGCGCAATACCAGACGGCGCAGGCGCAGCGCGACGGCTGGCTGCTGGGCTTTTCGGCCCTGACACCGGGCGAGATCCGCAGCGCCGTCGAGCGGCTGGCGCAGATCGCCGTGGCTTAG
- a CDS encoding rhodanese-like domain-containing protein, which yields MSKESLVLAFPPAAPEESLAYLAAKLSRYADAWDVAEDLRNGVDGIVVIDTRAEALYAAGHIPGAISLPHRLMDEAGTAQLDRQKVYVTYCDGIGCNGSTKGAYKLAKLGFRVKELIGGLDFWLRDGHPLAIGEQPGSLRDRAAAEDCGCA from the coding sequence ATGTCGAAAGAATCATTGGTGCTGGCTTTTCCACCGGCGGCGCCGGAAGAGAGCCTGGCTTACCTGGCGGCCAAGCTGAGCCGTTATGCGGATGCCTGGGACGTGGCGGAAGATCTGCGCAACGGCGTGGACGGGATAGTGGTGATCGACACCCGCGCAGAGGCGCTGTACGCCGCCGGGCATATCCCCGGGGCGATCAGCTTGCCGCATCGCCTGATGGATGAAGCCGGCACGGCGCAGCTGGATCGCCAAAAGGTGTATGTGACCTACTGCGACGGCATCGGCTGCAACGGTTCCACCAAAGGCGCCTATAAGCTGGCGAAGCTGGGATTCAGGGTGAAGGAGCTGATCGGCGGGCTGGATTTCTGGCTGCGCGACGGCCATCCGTTGGCCATCGGCGAACAGCCGGGATCGCTGCGCGATCGGGCGGCGGCTGAGGACTGCGGCTGCGCCTGA
- the pepT gene encoding peptidase T — translation MTSPIAEQLTERFFRYLAVTSQSNAAATALPSTPGQHEMAQLLAEELRRLGLADVQIDDHATVTARKPGTQPGAPRIGFITHIDTVDVGLSPEIRPQRLRFTGEDVCLNAEQDIWLRVAEHPEILPYRNEEILFSDGTSVLGADNKAAVTVVMTLLANLAAADRHGDIVVAFVPDEEIGLRGAKALDLQRFPVDFAYTIDCCELGEVVYENFNAAAAEIRIEGVTAHPMSAKNVLINPIRIANDIINRFDVQDTPEHTDGREGYFWFTDLAANANQATLKVSIRDFDSAAFEARKARLEETVRQVAAGYPRANVSCSISDIYSNISNAIGEDRRAIDLIFGALAAHGIPPKVIPMRGGTDGAALSSRGILTPNYFTGAHNFHSRFEFLPVSAFAKSYQVTRSICLLAARQSGNQS, via the coding sequence ATGACCAGCCCGATTGCCGAACAGCTTACCGAACGTTTCTTCCGCTACCTGGCGGTCACCAGCCAGAGCAACGCCGCCGCAACCGCCCTGCCCAGCACGCCGGGGCAGCATGAAATGGCGCAGCTGCTGGCGGAAGAGCTGCGCCGGCTCGGCCTGGCCGACGTGCAGATAGACGACCACGCCACCGTCACCGCCCGCAAGCCCGGCACCCAGCCCGGCGCGCCGCGCATCGGCTTCATCACCCATATCGACACCGTGGACGTCGGCCTGTCGCCCGAAATTCGCCCGCAGCGCCTGCGCTTCACCGGCGAAGATGTATGCCTGAACGCCGAGCAAGACATCTGGCTGCGGGTCGCCGAACACCCGGAGATCCTGCCCTACCGCAACGAAGAGATCCTGTTCAGCGACGGCACCAGCGTGCTGGGCGCCGACAACAAGGCGGCGGTCACCGTGGTGATGACGCTGCTGGCCAACCTGGCCGCCGCCGATCGCCACGGCGATATCGTGGTGGCGTTCGTGCCGGATGAAGAGATCGGCCTGCGCGGCGCCAAGGCGCTGGATCTGCAGCGTTTCCCCGTCGATTTCGCCTACACCATCGACTGCTGCGAACTGGGTGAAGTGGTTTACGAGAATTTCAACGCGGCGGCGGCGGAAATCCGCATCGAGGGGGTGACCGCGCACCCGATGTCGGCGAAAAACGTGTTAATCAACCCGATACGCATCGCCAACGACATCATCAACCGCTTCGACGTGCAGGATACCCCGGAACACACCGACGGGCGCGAGGGCTATTTCTGGTTCACCGATCTGGCCGCCAATGCCAATCAGGCGACGCTGAAGGTGTCGATTCGCGACTTCGATAGCGCGGCGTTCGAGGCGCGCAAAGCCCGCCTTGAGGAGACGGTGCGTCAGGTGGCGGCCGGCTATCCGCGCGCCAACGTCAGCTGCAGCATCAGCGACATCTACAGCAACATCAGCAACGCCATCGGCGAAGATCGGCGCGCCATCGATCTGATCTTCGGCGCCCTTGCCGCCCACGGCATCCCGCCGAAGGTGATCCCGATGCGCGGCGGCACCGACGGCGCGGCGCTCTCGAGCCGCGGCATCCTGACGCCCAATTACTTCACCGGCGCGCATAACTTCCACTCGCGCTTCGAGTTTTTACCCGTCAGCGCCTTCGCGAAATCCTACCAGGTGACCCGCAGCATTTGCCTGCTGGCCGCCCGGCAGAGCGGTAATCAGAGTTAG
- a CDS encoding SLC13 family permease: MSSTAISQLIHPFVKDRFLHVLLLAGAAMFAFDPQPLAALGGFIDVRTLITLLGLMLLTKGVEVSGYFDFVGRKIINRLHSERRLALFLVFSAALLSSFLTNDVALFIVIPLTITLKKLSALPVGRLIIFQALAVNAGSLLTPIGNPQNILLWSRSGLSFLGFIGQMAPFGAAMMLSLLALTWFSFPARDIVKTPNTEGYPYQRPLLLSCVGLYAIFLLCLDIGLPLYGLLAVFAGFLLLARRVLLQIDWSLIFVFAAMFIDVGLFTRLPPLQPAFAAIAGLSDGGVYALGVGLSQIVSNVPATILLLNYAPSSTQLAYAVNAGGFGLAIGSLANLIALRMAGERKIWLRFHYYSLPLLAWAALVGWLLS; encoded by the coding sequence ATGAGTTCAACCGCCATTTCCCAGCTTATCCACCCCTTTGTCAAAGACCGTTTCCTGCACGTGCTGTTGCTGGCCGGCGCAGCGATGTTCGCCTTTGATCCGCAGCCGCTGGCGGCGCTGGGCGGTTTCATCGACGTCCGCACCCTCATTACTCTGCTGGGGCTGATGCTGCTGACCAAAGGCGTCGAGGTCAGCGGCTACTTCGACTTCGTTGGTCGCAAGATTATCAACCGGTTGCACAGCGAACGGCGGCTGGCGCTGTTCCTGGTGTTTTCCGCCGCGCTGCTGTCGTCGTTTCTGACCAACGACGTGGCGCTGTTTATCGTCATTCCGCTCACCATCACGCTGAAAAAGCTGTCGGCGCTGCCGGTTGGCCGTTTGATCATCTTTCAGGCGCTAGCGGTGAACGCCGGTTCGCTGCTGACGCCGATCGGCAACCCGCAAAATATCCTGCTGTGGAGCCGCTCCGGCCTTTCTTTCCTCGGCTTCATCGGCCAGATGGCGCCGTTTGGCGCCGCGATGATGCTGAGCCTGCTGGCGTTGACCTGGTTCAGCTTCCCGGCGCGCGACATCGTGAAAACGCCGAATACCGAGGGTTACCCCTATCAACGGCCGCTGTTGCTGAGCTGCGTGGGGCTGTATGCGATCTTCCTGCTGTGCCTGGATATCGGCCTGCCGCTGTATGGGCTGCTGGCGGTGTTCGCCGGCTTTTTGTTGCTGGCGCGCCGGGTGCTGTTGCAGATCGACTGGAGTCTGATTTTCGTGTTCGCCGCCATGTTTATCGATGTTGGCCTGTTTACCCGCCTGCCGCCGCTTCAGCCGGCGTTTGCCGCCATCGCCGGGCTGAGCGACGGTGGGGTGTATGCGTTGGGCGTTGGGCTGTCGCAGATCGTCAGCAACGTGCCGGCCACCATTTTGCTGCTCAACTATGCGCCCTCCAGCACGCAACTGGCCTATGCGGTCAATGCCGGCGGCTTCGGGTTGGCGATCGGATCGCTCGCCAACCTGATTGCGCTGCGCATGGCGGGGGAGCGCAAGATCTGGTTGCGCTTCCACTATTACTCGCTGCCGCTGCTGGCGTGGGCCGCGCTGGTCGGCTGGCTATTGAGCTAA